The Myxococcus virescens sequence AGGGCACCTTCACCTGTCCGCACACGGGCGTGGCGCTGGCGGCCCTGGAGAAGCTGGTGGCGCAGGGCGTGATTGCCCGGGGTTCGCGCGTGGCGGTGGTGTCCACCGCGCACGGCCTGAAGTTCGCCGACTTCAAGGTGGGCTACCACCGCGGCTCGCTGGCGGAGGTGACGAGCCAGTTCGCCAACCCGCCCGTGGAACTGCCCGCGACGCTGGACGCGGTGAAGGGCGCGCTGGCGGACCTGGGCTGAACCACGGGCCCGGTCCGCCCGGCGAGGGGCGCGTCAGTCCGGCTGGAGCGGGACGCGCTTCTCGATGGTGAGACCGAAGCCCGCGAGCCCGCGGTAGGTGATGTCCGAGTTGGTCATCACCTGGAGCGTGTGGATGCCCAGGTCGGTGAGAATCTGGCAGCCCATGCCCAGGTCACGCGACTCCTGGGGGCCACGCGTGGGGCCGCTGCTGCCGTCGTTGTTGCGCTTGTGGTGGATGCCGAAGTCGTCCCCGTGCATGCCAGGCAGGTACACCAGCACGCCGGAGCCTTCGCGGGCGATGCGCGCCAGCGCCTGATCCAGCAGCACGTTGCAGTTGCACGTCGGGGAGCCGAACACGTCACCCAGGGCACAGGCCGCGTGCAGGCGCACCAGGGTGCTGGGCCGCGCCGCCGGGTCGCCCTTCACCAGGACCAGGGACTTCACACCGTCGGGCAGCCACGAATAGGTGAGGGCGGTGAACTCACCGTAGCGGGTGTTGACGGTCTGCTGGCCGGGCTCGCGGCGCACCAGCCGGTCCTTCCGGCGGCGGTACTCGATGAGGTCCGCGATGGTGATGAGCGACAGCTTGTGCTCGCGGGCGAAGACCTTGAGGTCCGGCATCCGCATCATGGTGCCGTCGTCCTTCACCAGCTCGCAGAGGATGCCGGAGGCGGACAGGCCGGCGAGGCGGGACAGGTCCACGGTGGCCTCGGTGTGGCCGGCCCGGCGGAGGACGCCGCCCTCACGGTAGCGGAGCGGGAAGATGTGCCCGGGGCGCAGGAAGTCATCGGCCTTGCTGGAAGGGTCCACCAGGGCACGGATGGTCTTCGCGCGGTCCGCCGCGGAGACGCCCGTGTGGGTGCCGTGGCGGTAGTCCACGGAGACGGTGAAGGCGGTGCGATGGGATTCGGTGTTGTCCGACACCATCTGCGGGAGGCGGAGCTCGTCCAGCCGCTCCGCCAGCATGGGCATGCAGACGATGCCGCTGGTGTGGCGCACC is a genomic window containing:
- the ribB gene encoding 3,4-dihydroxy-2-butanone-4-phosphate synthase, encoding MQPSARTETSMSHASEISSIDDAIRDIQEGKFVIVADDEDRENEGDLIMAAEKVTPEHLAFMVRHTSGIVCMPMLAERLDELRLPQMVSDNTESHRTAFTVSVDYRHGTHTGVSAADRAKTIRALVDPSSKADDFLRPGHIFPLRYREGGVLRRAGHTEATVDLSRLAGLSASGILCELVKDDGTMMRMPDLKVFAREHKLSLITIADLIEYRRRKDRLVRREPGQQTVNTRYGEFTALTYSWLPDGVKSLVLVKGDPAARPSTLVRLHAACALGDVFGSPTCNCNVLLDQALARIAREGSGVLVYLPGMHGDDFGIHHKRNNDGSSGPTRGPQESRDLGMGCQILTDLGIHTLQVMTNSDITYRGLAGFGLTIEKRVPLQPD